CCGCGTACCCTGGCTGGAGAAACATATTACATTCGAACAGGCCACCAGCAACAATGGACAGGAAACGTTCACATTGCAGACCAGGCAGCAAAAACTGGTTATCAGCGCCAGCGGTCCCAATGCGGCGGCCGTTGGCCTTAACTGGTACCTGCGTAACTATTGCCATCGCAGCATGAGCCACATGGGCGACAACCTGTCGCCGGTTAAAAAGCTGCCAGTAATCAGGGTGCCCGTTACCGTTAATGCTAGCGCCTTGTACCGGCACGCACTAAACTACTGCACCTTCAACTACACCATGAGTTTTTACAACTGGGCCGACTGGGAGCATGAGCTGGACTGGATGGCGCTGAATGGCGTAAACATGATGCTGGTAGCGAATGGCAGTGAAGCCGTATGGCAGAAAACATTGCAGCAACTGGGTTATACGCAAAAAGAAATCGATCAGTTCATAACAGGTCCGGCTTACAACGCCTGGTGGCTGATGGGCAACATCGAAGCCTGGGGCGGACCGATGCCGCAAAGCCAGATCGACGATCGCAGACGTTTGGTGCAGAAGATGCTCGTAAGGATGCGCAGCCTGGGCATCGAGCCGGTAATGCCAGCCTTCTTCGGCATGGTGCCTAAATCGCTCACCGAAAAAACGAAAGCGCACATCATTAAACAAGGCACCTGGGGCGCGTTCCCACGGCCCGATATACTCGATCCCACCGACACCGCTTTCGCACGGATCGCAGGTTTATTTTATGCGGCCACGAAAGAAATGTACGGCAGCAACATCCGCTTCTTTTCAGGCGATCCTTTTCATGAAGGCGGCGTTACAGAAGGGGTGGATTTAGGCAAAGCGGGTGCGAACATTCAACGCGTGATGCGTGCGTGGTTTCCTGGCGCCATCTGGGTACTGCAAGGCTGGCAGGATAATCCCAAAAAAGCCCTGCTCGCAGAAACCGATCGCTCCGCATTACTCGTACAGGAACTGTTTGGCGAAAACACCAACAACTGGGAAACCCGCGAAGGTTACGAAGGCACGCCTTTCATCTGGTGCACGGTAACAAACTTTGGCGAGAGGCCCGGATTGAACGGCAAACTGCAGCGTTTTGCAGATGAAGTGCACCGTGCCCGCACCGGCCCTTACAAGGCCTATATGAAAGGCGTAGGCATCATGCCCGAAGGCATCGATAACAATCCGGCTGTATACGAATTGTTGATGGAGCTGGCCTGGCATGAAAACAAAGTGGACACCAAAGAATGGGCGCCGGTTTACGCGGCGGCCCGTTACGGCAAGCCAAACAACGATGTGAACGAGGCCTGGCAAGGGTTTCTGCAAACTATCTACAGCAATCCCGGTTACCAGGAAGGTCCGCCCGAAAACATCCTCTGCGCCCGCCCGGCACTCGAAATTAAATCCGTTTCCCGCTGGGGCAATTTGCGCAAAGGTTACGATACCGCGTTGTATGTGCAGGCGGTGAAGGCGTTTGCGAAAGCGGCGCCGGTGTTTACAGGCAGCGAAACGTACAAAATCGACCTGGTAAACTTCACCCGACAGGTGATCGCCAACCGTGCCGACAAAGTGTTTGCGGATGTCGTGAACGCGTATCAGGCTAAAGATAAAAATGCATTTAACGCGGCATCTCAAGCGTTCCTGCAACTTTGCGATGATGAGGAGACATTGCTGAACACGCAGCCGTATTTCCGCTTGCGCACCTACCAGCAAAAGGCCATCCGCGGCGGCGCCAACGACTTCCTGAATGCGATGATGCTCATCACCTACTGGGGTGGCACCGATCATAACGAAGACAACCTGCACGAATATGCTTATAAAGAATGGGCCGGTTTAATACGCACCTTTTACCGCAAACGCTGGGAAATATTCTTCGCACATCTTTCCGAAACCCTTTCCGGCAAAGCATCACAGCTACCCGACTGGTACAACTGGGAGCGTGAATGGGTGCGCGAAAACCTGAAAGTAATGCCCGCTGAGAAGCCCGTCGACCTCGGCACCATCGTTCACAGAATACTCCACTAATGCTGTAGCCCCACGTCATGCTTATTATGAGCAAACTATTAATATTGTGATCTAGGGGAAACGTAACCGCTCATCCCGCCCGTCGGGTTGGCGGATTACGTTGATCCCAAATTAGTTTTTGAACCAGCCTTTGCAACCCTGCCCCGGCCACCGTTGTGTCACTCACTTGTGCAGCATCTCCCCTACTCAGCATCACTAGCGCAGAAAAGTGTACATCCGCTTCAGTAATGAATGGCTACCAGTTGTTATTGCCGCGAACAATGGAGCGGATGTTCGCTTCCTTGCAGTCGCGATGACGATGAAAGCGAAGCTCATTCACTTCGTGGATTCCCCCTCATGGCACAGCAAAAACATAAAGTCGCTCACTTGTACGACATCTTACCTACTCAGCACAACAAGTCAACACAAGTCAATACATGTTGAAACATCTTTACAATAACTGCAAACGCTTTCCCACAAAGGCATCCCATAAAAACCAGCACCCCAGAAATTTATTATCCCAATCATTTTGATTCCATAAAATAAATCCTAATTTTATACTGGTATAAAGACTTATAAACTGATAGCTAAATCGATTTTTTTATTTGATCCACGTGTAATGGTGTATAAATTGATTCGGCCCCGTAGAATTGTATTAGCCTCGGACTTCGCGCGTTGCGCAAAACATTGATGATGTATTATTAATAACCAAAATGAATCGCCCATGATGATTATCAATTCCATTTCCTCAGCAACAGGATAGCTAAATCGATTTAATGAAGCGTTTAGCGCTGTTCCTGTATGTAAACTGACGGTCCTGACGATCGGCAGCATTTCTATTTTTTTCACGATGCCACAATCGTGCGGGTTACTCATGCCCAAAAACAACTCAAAATTCAACGACTATGAAAAGAAAAACTACTCATTTTCTTAGGTTGTTGCTATGCGTACTATTACACGCATTGGCAACCACTGCCATCGCGCAAACGCGGCCTGTAACAGGGCGCGTGGTCGACAGCGTGGGGCAGGCAATGCCCGGTGTTACTGTGGTGGCGAAGGGCACGCAGGTGGGCACACAAACCACCGCCGACGGCGCTTTTGCTTTCAATGTGCCTGAAAGTTCGACGACCCTCATCTTCACCATGATCGGTTACAAAACAACAGAAGCCAACATTACCGCCGGCGGTATGACCGTACGCCTTAATGCCAATACCAGCGCACTGCAGGACGTGGTGATCGTAGGTTATGGTACACAGCGTAAAGTAACGGTTACCGGCGCCATTGCTACCGTTGCTACTAAAGAATTGTTGCAAAGCCCTGTATCTAACCTTACCAATGCCCTGGCAGGCCGCTTGCCAGGCCTTATCACCACACAACGTTCGGGTGAGCCAGGCGTAGATGCCTCTACCTTGTACATCAGGGGTATTGCAACAACAGGAACGGCCACACCACTTATTATCGTTGACGGTGTAGAACGCCCTATCGACTATGTTGATCCAAACGACATCGCTACGTTCAGTATTCTTAAAGATGCTGCGTCTACCGCAGTATTCGGTA
This genomic interval from Chitinophaga horti contains the following:
- a CDS encoding alpha-N-acetylglucosaminidase; this encodes MKKIFHLLLLALPVQLTAAEFSGVYQLVKRRVPWLEKHITFEQATSNNGQETFTLQTRQQKLVISASGPNAAAVGLNWYLRNYCHRSMSHMGDNLSPVKKLPVIRVPVTVNASALYRHALNYCTFNYTMSFYNWADWEHELDWMALNGVNMMLVANGSEAVWQKTLQQLGYTQKEIDQFITGPAYNAWWLMGNIEAWGGPMPQSQIDDRRRLVQKMLVRMRSLGIEPVMPAFFGMVPKSLTEKTKAHIIKQGTWGAFPRPDILDPTDTAFARIAGLFYAATKEMYGSNIRFFSGDPFHEGGVTEGVDLGKAGANIQRVMRAWFPGAIWVLQGWQDNPKKALLAETDRSALLVQELFGENTNNWETREGYEGTPFIWCTVTNFGERPGLNGKLQRFADEVHRARTGPYKAYMKGVGIMPEGIDNNPAVYELLMELAWHENKVDTKEWAPVYAAARYGKPNNDVNEAWQGFLQTIYSNPGYQEGPPENILCARPALEIKSVSRWGNLRKGYDTALYVQAVKAFAKAAPVFTGSETYKIDLVNFTRQVIANRADKVFADVVNAYQAKDKNAFNAASQAFLQLCDDEETLLNTQPYFRLRTYQQKAIRGGANDFLNAMMLITYWGGTDHNEDNLHEYAYKEWAGLIRTFYRKRWEIFFAHLSETLSGKASQLPDWYNWEREWVRENLKVMPAEKPVDLGTIVHRILH